The following nucleotide sequence is from Trifolium pratense cultivar HEN17-A07 linkage group LG2, ARS_RC_1.1, whole genome shotgun sequence.
GTTTCTTCTCCGCGGTTCTAATTAGAGGCGGCCGAGCACATAGTATCTCAAATAAAACCACACCAAACGAGTACACGTCAGATTTCTCTGTTAAACGCTGTCGTTTATAATACTCAGGATCTAAATACCCAACACTCCCTTTAACAACGGTGCTAACATGGGCCTTAGTAATACCTGTAGGCCCAATTCTCGAAAGCCCAAAATCAGAAACCTTAGCCTTCCATTTCTCATCTAACAGAATATTCGTCGTTTTCACATCACGGTGAATGATCGTGTGTTTTGCACCTGTATGAAGGTAATGTAACCCACGTGCTGCACCTATTGAAATCTGCAATCGTTGTTTCCATGATAAAGCAGGATTCTCCGTGTTGTAGAGATGATCACGTAAAGTTCCACGTTCCATGTAATCATAAACAATGATCATTTCATTATTCTCGTTGCAGTAACCGATTAAAGAAACGAGGTGAAGGTGACGAAGCTTCGAGAGCATGTCAATCTCGTTGATGAACTCATTTTCACCTTGTTGTGAACCCGGTTTAAGTCTCTTAATCGCAACCGGTGTGGCACCATTGTCGATGTAGCCTTTGTACACGTGGCCGAATCCTCCTACACCAACAATGAAAAGTTCATCAAAGTTGTTCGTGGCAGCACGTATCTCTAGGAGAGAAAAACTACGACAGAGATCTGACGGCAGTGAGTTTTGTGTGTTGCTTGATTTCGTTGTTGAAAATGAAAGTGGACCCCACTTCGATGTCGCAGAAGACTTTGATACTTTTGTTGTTGTAGCCATTTCCCCTTTGGTTTTCCTTTTACTTCTAAAAACGAAGAAAACGACAATGAAAACTAAGATGACGCCAAATACAGCTCCCAAAACGACACCAACTAGTGTCGTTCCACTTatgcttttctttttattttgaccTGCATTCGGGTTATTTGGATTCTGAATCGGATCTGGGTTGGGTCCAGCTAGATTCTTCAAACTGTAATCACTGATCTTGAAAATTTCAAGTCCATTTAAAAATGGATCACTGTATACAGTTTCTCGTGTATTATTACTAAGAGGATGCATTTGAAGAGAGAGGTTAACTTTTTTGTTACCGTTGTTATTACTCTTTGGAATTGAAATGGCGTAGTTTCGTTGCACAGCAACTCCTTTTTTATTTAGGGTCCATTTCATAACATCAGCTTGTTGTTCCGCCACGTTTCCTTGTAAATAGATGGTAAACACTCTATCACCCGTGTTAGTTATGTCGGGGTCGAGTTCACAGAAGTGGAGCCTGATCAAGTAATAGAATCCATAATCAACAGGGAATACCCAAGTCAGGTTTAAGAGTTGGTTGAGAGTGGAATTTGTGCCTAAGTCACGTGATGATTTGAAGAGTTCTTTTGGTGCCACGTAATCGGGGGTTACAGTGATATTACTCGTACGTGTTACATCTCCTGAGACGAAGTCACGTGCTGTTGGAGTTTTTAAATAGTCTGTGTCATTGGTGTTCCAGCTTCTGAGCATGCCTGTGTCTTGAATGTCTGGTGCGTTTGGTTGCACTCCAACTTTGATCCTGTAATCTGCAATGATGTTACCATAAATTaagaatgtgttttttttttaatacattataTTTGATAGAATTAGTATGATTTTTTAGAAatgcaaaaacaaaacaaaacaatgcaACAAATTGTTTACATAATGGCATTAGGTATGTACTTCTAACTGCATCAaagttaaatttaaattatggtTACCAAGATGGTGATAGTATTGGTGTTGCAAGAGTCGGTAACATATATGTTCGGTTTTTGGAGTTATTTATTTAGGAGACAGTTTAATATCATCAAGAATTGTTTCTATCCAGAATCGAACTCGGCTTCCTCCGAACAATTTGTCCTAGGAAGAGCTCGTTAAACACTTAAACCTAATGTCTTGGTTAGTCTATAATTGTTCTTACCATACCAATAGTATAACCAGAATCTGATATAAAACTTGTTTAAAATTCTTTTAAGTGAGACACTAAGAACTAACCATTCATCCACTTAATTGAGGAATCCATAACCCTGACTTTATTATAGGATCAATATTcaattataaaatttggaaGATACACACATTCCCCCAATAGGATATTTGTTAACTTGAAGTTGACTAAAAAACATAGCTGAATGCTTTCACTATTACTCCGTGGCGGAGccagaaaatttataaagtctgggcaaaatctcaattttgcaCTGAAAAAACTCAGTTTTGAACAAAAATATCTCCGTTTTGCCTTAAACTAACCCCTAAGAATCTCAATTTTGTCCAAAACTATCCcctcaaatatcaatttttttataccaGAGCCTGGGTAAGAGTCCGGGATGGCCGAACTGTAGATCCGCCCATATTAATCATCTATTGTATTTTATTAACCACGAATTTGAGCGTAAATATCAAATTACCAGCAATTTACAAGTATCCAAATTTATAAATACTAGTTggaacatttttctaaaaaaacttGATATCTAGCATAAAGACGGACTAATTTGAGGATCTAATACTACTGTCCCTGCATGGACTAAACCACCAAAATTGGCACCAGACAGAATCAAATCCAAGACTTTGAAAAGAGCATATTTCAAGGTCGCAAGCTAACACTACTGCGCCAAAGTAAAAAGAGACTAGTATAAAGACTATAAGTTAACATGAATGTTACCTGTTTCTAGTGCAACGGTTGTTGGAATAGTATATGCAGGTGTGATAGTGGTCCCCACAAGTGAAATTCCAGGATCAGTGGGTGCTGTATAATAGAGATCACTAGGCATAGATAAGACTTCAATTCCATTAATGAAAGCATAGTTATTAGAATTTCCAGTACTTGGAATGAAACTCAAATCAAGCCTTTGATCATCACCAACGTTAATAACATATTCTTTCAATAAAGTATCAACACCTTCGACATCAGCGTTTAATGAAGCATTAAAATCCTTAAGAAGTGTGAAACCGTTGGAAATAACAGTGAAAGAAGCGTCGTGACGGTTAAAACCGTTGGTATAAGTAGAAGGGTAGAAAAAAAGACGGAGGAATTTAGGACCTGTAGTGACGGGAAAAGAGTAGTTGAATATTGTGTGTGATAAACGTGCTGTTGAATATGGGATTTTGTTGGTTGAAgatttttgtgttgttgttgggTTGTTTTGAGATGATGATGACAAAAGTTTTGAGCTTGTGTCTCCTGTCCATATTCTTTGTCCGTCGGTAGAGTTTCCTTCTGTGCCACAACTGAGGGTAAAAAGGTCAATTGGGACGTATGCTTGAAGGCTATGGAGGGAAATGGAAAAGTAGATGAGAGTGGTGATGAAGGTTTTGAAGTTGATTAAtggtttcatttttaatttttttttggtgatgaGAGTGTGTGTGTGGTGTGGAAGTTGAAGGGTGTGTGTGAGTTTGTGGAATAGTGAAAGAGTGAAGAAGGAAGAAGAGTTTGGTTTTGTGATGATGATAAGGATTTTGGGTTGAGAGAGTTGATTTGTGGTGTGTTGAGAACGTAGAGAAAAGGGAAAGTTCTTGGGACTtgctaataaaaaattgaagatgatTGCAATTAGCTCATTAGTATATTTCTTTGACTTGTTCaactttgaaaatgaaaaaaattactactactactttaaatatggttaaataaatttgtcaaaagaaaaatatggttaaataaatttttggttatataaatatatactccctccgtcccaaaatataagactcGGTTGACTACTGCACGTAcgtcaatgcataattttgatcactaatatatttaattgtctatttgtaaaaattataaaaatttgatattttgaaagtactcatcaaaacaaatcaaacaatatctcaTATGTTAATGTTTACATctatatgttattaaaaaaatacggtcaaaataaaatatatgaataatatatttagtcaaagtggctcttatatatatatatatatatatatatatatatatatatatatatatatatatatatatatatatatatatattaggacggaggaagtagtttttaatctttttaaatttttttcttcaaaccaTATATGCTCATGTGGCACCAAATAGATTGAGAGTCTCAAAGTGAAATGAAGAATATctttattataacaaaaaatttactttttagttttacagaatgtttgatatatttagtttaaatacttcaaatatgaatttaaaaattaaataattttaaaatttaatataaagtaaatatcaatatcaatatgaatttaaaaattaaaataagttttgttaatttctttGACTTGTTCAACTTTGAAAAGTAGAACCATGGTGCTAtgaatgagacacaagaaagcaAAAGGTCAATGTTTTTGCTCCGTATGTATTATGATATGAATAAACAACTTGCAAGtaatatttcaaatattttattttctttacaaATGAATGagaagaacaaaataaaaaaacatttgatgTGATTTGGGCTTTGACGTATTGTGAAAATAGCAAGCTGTCATTAGTATACTTGTTAAgaatatttgaattttcttttttttttttgggttgatgaatatttgaattttctattctctttaaaaatgaattaccgtttaacattattaatttattatttatactttaCCATATCCTTCTTTTGTGAGAAAATAGGAACAGAGCAGACATGGTTTTGAGTCTAAGTGAGGATAAATGTCACAAGCAATAATACAAATACAAAATTCTAATCACTTCCCACAAATATGCATTAATGAAATATTttctccatttttattttttttttattgtcaagtagcctaatggcAAGACTCACatatttaaatgtggagaaacgTGGAAtccgggattcgaaccccgaccactccaataatatctctagtagctaccatttgagctcTCTATTTAgacattttcaaatttcaaaccaaaGAATCGACTCTAAAACTTATTTTGGTCCAGCTGCATAGATATAGGGAATATACAACTAATATAAATGGTTGATACATATGATATTTGATAATCTCTAAACTTAAAATTAGAATGATAAAGCGGTAGAAGTCACGGTGCTTAGATTTTGGTTAGTTATATAgtttattgttgttgatgattgaACCTTGTTAAAAGAGATGGTGATATCTACACGCTTTCTCATGGCCAAATCAAAAAGCATTGTAAAATAGGGGTATTAGGACAGGATGTTGCATACCTTAAGCAGTCTTCTGATCGActttatataagaaaagaatTATGCTTGTAAAGATCTAGAATATTCATCTGTCCCATGTGAATATGGGATTGTGACAGGTGTTGTCTAATGGCACGATAATTATACCAGATGGTCCACATGTCCCTACTGAGCGGTATTCATCTGTAATCAAGATGTCATAATCATATAGTCTGCTTTATTTATTCATGATTCCGATGACCTGATTAACACGCGGATGGACTCTTACGAAACAGTACGTCAGTTTGTAATATTAGGATATTGAGTTTgtaatattagaaaaattacaGCACAACTAGACGCAGAGTAGGAACTCCATTAACATCAGCAAAAAGCATGTGACTACTTTGACTCAGACATATATCAATTAAACGCCAAGGAATTTCACTAACGCACTCCATATTTCCTAAAACATTTGCACAACAATTAACTTTACAGTAGAAATGACAAAAACTTCAACTTCCCAACCCAActcaattaatttttgaattttataatttaaccaCCATCTCACTacacttttaattttgattagatagaTTTTAAGTTAACTAGTTTTGATTAAAAGTttgtttgataattttttttttaagatttaaagTACATCTggctaatttaattttttttttaagatttaaagTACATttggctaattttttttttatgatttaacGTACATTTTTGTTTGATAATTTAATGCGTTGACGTCATACTTTTGTCTTGTAATATTTATCTTCTTACTATCTTTGAATTCTTGTGGTGTGCCAATCATACTTTTGTTCCAAAAAAAACTTACAATAAGAATAACTGAATATTTTTTGTGGACGTACTTTATCATTTCGTGAGTACGTAGAACATTTCTACAactttgtttgtcaaaaaaaacaatCGCAACTTTTAAGTCAAGCAGCTTTATGTTTACTATGGAAATGAAGATCGAATATAAAATTTTTAGCAtactatttaaatattttattattagacTAAATTTAGTAGCTTAAGTCCAATAGTTGTATAAATAGttctagaattttttttaaaaataaaataaacttgaTTCATTTGAATGTtaaaataacaatatataattaagaGATGAAGATAATTAGATACTCACTataaatacatataaaattttcaCAAATAATATAGCgttaacaaatttaaattttaacatgCACACTAAATTCTTTAATATATGACCAAATGTAAGTCGTAATTCAAGATCAACTGTTTTTAATGTCATTCAACTCcggataaaatatattttcatattttcgTACAAAAAATCGACTACATATGGTCTTTAAGATGACCAATTATGTCACATATTGTGAGAAAATTGATCTTAGTGATAGCCACCATAAATTTCTTACTCAAAGTATACTACATATCCAGATTTGTATATCATTGGTTAAACTTGTGGTGAGTCCAAATTGATTTGTCactttaaacaaaacaaacaccgcactaagatggaaaaataaaaaaataaaaaacatctcacaaaacaacaaaacaaaataaagatgCACTTAAGCaacaaaattgataaaaaaatgagtGTTACTAAGAATATTAGAAAAAGACTCAAAATCACTCCTCCCTGTTCTAGGAATTTCGTGACAAATGATATGTGGGCTTGGTATTGAAGGAAACTTTGAGTTTTTAGGCCAATTCTACAAGATAGAGTAGTACACTCACATACAAAGATTTGtggaatttttttattctacccctacatttatctctttacctcatattttttttctacttaaGTCAAAAGCATGCAGCTCATATGCCACATATAATGCCCACTCTATTCACTTCTTGCTTAAGATAACGTGCAATGGaagttattatcaaaatatCTTTATAGGATCAATCTCATCATTTAAACCATCTTATTAGTGATGATCATAAGagataaatgtaattttaacataccagcacaTTTTTGATGCAGttttaacataccaacacacttttaacataccagcacTTTAATTAACATATCAGCACACTTTTAACATACATGCACATTTTAATTAACACACCAGCACACTTTTAACATATCTGCACACTTTAAATAACATACCAACACATttttaacataccaacacactTTAATATAAGGGTAGAATGAGAATATGTTAAAATATGATGGggtaaaaagataaatataggggtagaaaaaaaaattcagaatttGTGCAATCATGCATGATGTATCCCATTACTCAGCAAAGTATGTTTTAGTttagttaataataattaagtttGGTTGAAGAAACTCATATCCTATGAGTAGGAATTGTATTGCTTATGACTTGTTTACTACTTCTATAGGTTGAATAGACTATAGttttttactgtaaaaaaataaaatcgatGTTAGTATCTGATGCTATTCAATTTGAGTAGAGACCATGCTTCAAATTTAGAGAGAAAATTTAGGACtacaaaggaacttcagtacatTTTTCATAGATTCTAATCATGAGACAATATGATGCTTATATAAGTTAGTACATACTCATAGTAAGACTTAGACAACTACAATAACTACACAATATCATTGCTCAGTAAATAACAAACTAATACTGTAGAATATAATATGCTTAAAATATTATCCgcataaaatagaaatttaacacAGATAAAGGTAAGACTCTTTAAAAAAGAACACGGATAAATGTAAGACaaatttaagatgtaacaccaTGTTTTCATATAAGTGCTAATAACActtaaattcataaaatttgACAAACTTTTGAAACTTGACCTCTTCCAAACTTCAATTCAATTATTAAATCTATTtttaagaatgaaaaaaaaatgaaattgaaccAACAAGAGtgttaaatttagttttttttagaaagaaaaaaagaaattgaaccAACATGAGTGATGGGCCTAAAACAAGGGCCTGAATGAGccttctctattttcatatgtTTACATGATCCCAGATTTCTTTTTTCGTGCAGGTAATttcggaattttttttttgaatttttttttttagtgtaaattttagtACAACTACAACTTACACTAAAAAAACttcgaaaaatatttttcaattttttttgcgtTTTTTGCAACAAATAATTATCCTCATAAGTCTCAATCTCAAGTGACATTCACCCCCTTGTCTTAAAATGCATTGCAAACAATTTGGTACTCCTTTATATTGTCATTGGCCTAACATGTACATCATTGGGCATTTGGGCGTTGTTGGTGAATTCCTATAGACTTCTATTTAATATAttcttatttgaaaaaaataacatcaaaCTACCTtcttttgaaataaatataCCAAATTACTCTACTTTTAACTTCCTTATTTATTTTCCCCAACAGAAGTACAATGTATCTACTGTGTTTGGTTATAAAGTGAATATAATTCCTCATCACATGTATTATTATTGACCCCAACCTAAACTAAACCTAACCCATATTATTTAATGGACTTATTCAAAAAGCCATGGCCATGTGTTGTGTTAGAGTCAAGTATAAGCAAAATGGATCATTTTGTACTTATTTTCTCTTCAAGATGACGCATCAAAATAAAGTACAAAATTCAACAGCACCATATTGGGTAAGGCAAGGCAAGCACCAATCATAATATCTTAACTTCCTATGCAGTACGGTGGCATTTACAATGCACAAACTTTATAAGATAATTGTTgaccattagatcaaataagGAACATATTTTTAGCATGGTCTGTTAGTATCAAATCTAACACCTATCATTcacttttcttcatcttcttctctcttctccTTCTTTATGTTCATCATCATCTATACATAGAAAAATTCCAGAAAATGAAAAATCTAAATCTAAAATTTTTCATTCCCTTAaacaaaacccaaaaaactcgtaaacatagaaaataaaaaatgaatgaaattttgGATCTTTATGAAGCAAATTCTTGAAAATTAAACCCATGAGAAAACAcaatttataaatattgaaaTGAAAACCTCATATGGAAGAACTCAAATTGAATCCTCAGACTCATGAAATAATTCTCCTTCCACTGTCTGTGATTTTTCTTTCACAAATttcgtttttcttttttcagaaATTTAGTTTGATAATATTGaagttgtttattttaataGCAAGGAAGAACCCAGAAGTTGTTTATTGTTGACATATCTACTAGTAATCTAAGAAAGTAAGATGATCTTTAAAAACCCTTTTTGCCCTtaagtctaattttttttcgtttttggttGCTCCTTCAATTGGGGGTAAAATGGTATTATTTTGATGAAAGTTCTCTCATTCATCTAAGCCAAATTTTGCCTTAATGACTATTTCGCCCTTTGTTATTATGAATACGAATTCAATGTTTAAGGGCAACATCCTCACCAATTTGGTCATTTCCGGATATTGTTTCACATTTTCCAACCAAAATTTGAACCACAAAGTCAAGTTGTCCAATCAGAACAGATTTTTCTCCAAAAGAACACTCCTTCTCCCTCCACTTTCTCAAacgaaaaaaatttggaaagcATTCTTCATCCAAAATCTCAAAAGCTCTATTTTTCTTTCGTTCTTTGTAGACCTGTTCCGATGGAGGGGATTAAAAAGGTAAATGAAATGTTGAAATCATTCCTTCTATTTATTCTGTTGGTTTTCGATGTAGTCATGAAGAAAAATAACtaatcattttttgttttaatttatagAAATCAAAGCTTGGATCTACTACCTTGGAGGTAGGAAAAAAGGTTAAgatcttttaaaatcctttatTGTACTTgaaacttaatttttttctgGTTTTGATggatattttgattttgttggtAGCTGGTTTCTGTGTAGTATGTTTCAATGTTTGTTAAGGTTACAATTAGTTGAGTAGTTTTGTTAAGTATTTGTTATTTGTTCAATGTGTTTCATCTGTTTTTGTTAAGTAAGTATTATTTGTTAGAGAGTTAACTTTAATCTTTAACTGATCAATATTTGTGTAAATATTATCTAGAAAACTCAGGTTTCTCAGATTGATGGAGGATCTAAGGTAAATATATAGTTTGGAagcataaattattatttgtacAACTGgtctttataaaatttaaaaactggATTTTTCGTATCCTCAAAATAGTTATTATTCTACTGCAGAAAACTCAGGTTTCTCAGATTGACGGAGGATCTAAGGTAAATATATCTTTTGGAAGCATAACTTATTATTTGTACATCTGGTCTTTACCACATATGAAAACTTTATTGTGCGCATGCTCAAAATAGTAATTATTATACTGCAGAAATCTCAGGTTGCTCATATTGACGGAGTAACTAAGGTACACATGTATTGTTTATGTGGTTTTGGACTAATTtgtctgttttatatttttatgctGATATATTAAAAATACTTTATGATGTACTGCAGAAAACTGAAATTGGGGGTAATGATGGAGGAACTAAGGTAAATTTGTTCTTATGAATGCATAACATAATATCAATAGATCtggtttttattaatttatggtcaaaaacttattttatttattgaatatatcTGTTTTGAATCAGGTGGATGATGTAAATAAGGTACACATCTCTTTCTCTGctgcataaaattaaaatttgtactttattatatttatgcTTAAGATTGTTTATAATATACTGCAGAAATCTCAGGTTACTCAGAGGGAGGATGGAACTAAGGTATACATCTCTTGAGTGGAGTACATAATATTcagtcattttgtttttgtcaaatcGCTGAACTTTAGTGTATAAGAACACTTTTTAACAATTGAATATGCTTTCTAACTTGAGGAATAACgtataatttattcattttggcTGGTTTTTTCAGGAAAATAATACTGCTGAAGCTGTAGAAAGTCAAGAGGTACTGCTATTAGGCTTATTAAACCTAGAGTTTGTACTGCTATTGTATCTATTTATGCTAAAGTACGTTGATAATGAATGGCAGGCATGCAAAGTTACAGAAATGGAAGAAGGCTCTAAGGTGTGGTTATTTTCCTTTAAAATGTCATTAAATAGGCAAAATCAGAAAATATATTGTTATAATTTTACAGTATATATGTGTAGGAAACAAATTATATTGAGTATGATTATGATTCTATTAAAGATATCACTAAGAAGAAAGAAATTTGGAGACTAGGAGTGATTTTGGATGATATGTGGATTGTGTCCAAAGGAGAAAATGATGTGACCTTGGAAATGTTGCTAAGGGATTTAAAGGTACCTTATAACCTATATAATCAAGGTCCTGCATCTGAATaaatgtttattattattttgattcatATATGACAATTGCCTTTAAAATATTGCAGGGATACACAATCCAAGCTACTGTGATGACTGACGACATTGTAAAGTGGAAAGATGAACTAACACCTGGAAATACATATTATATGCGAAACTTTAAAGTCGGAGACAATGATGCACAGTATAAAATGACTCCCCACAAATTTCGCTTAACATTTGTTGGTGCAACAAGAGTTAATGCAGTTGAAATTCCTGGAATtccaaaaacacatttttattttaaggacTTTGAAGAGATATCTAATGGGAAGTTTCGCACTGATATGTTAGTTGGTAAGAGAATATATTAATACTTAATTTGTTTGAATCTGCAAATCTATAATTCTGAAACATAATGGcgaaattaatttaatatctaTAAAGGTTAATATAGGAGTTGTTAATATAAAGGTGAATCATATAATATCTATTTTCTGTTTTAGATACTATAGGAGTTGTTAACTCTATTGGGAAGACTGTTATTGCCACTACAACAAGGAAAGCTAACATTGCTTTTACCATCAAAGATCTACGGTATGATTTTTTTCAGCTGTTATCTCAATACTGAATTTTACGAACAATGATATTTGATCAGTAAAGATTTTATTATTTCAGTGATAAGGAACTTGATTGTACTTTGTGGGATACTTTATCTGAACAATTTTTCAATGGTTACAACCAACAATCCAACAATGGTCCTGTTGTCATTATTTTGCGACATGTCCGAATCAGGGAAGCTCAAGGTTTGTCATGTATAACAAAATGTTTTATGAACCCTATCACTTTGTCAATTAGCCATATTGGTGTCTTTTTTACAATTAAGATTATGTTTTTGATTTTAGGACAATATCCACTGCAACTCACAAATGTGTGGAATGGAACCAAGATTCTATTTGATCCATCAATTcctgaaattgaaaatttcCGTCGCAggttgtttataatattattacaTCCCCTTCATATATTTCTGATATTGGATGTGATATACTAATATAGTTTGCATATACAGTTTGCCCAATGACAACATCTATCCgtctcaaaacattactttttCAAATTCTACACAATTCTACACCCAAAGTTATGGTGGATCTCAATACAATTCTGATGAAACCTTCATGAATCATGCCCATGTTCTTTCATTGGGAGCTATGAAAAAACTTAAAAAGGTATCATTCCACAAGTCTGCATATTTTACATTAGGTTATTCTTTATGAAGTTTAACGAACTATGTAATCATTTTACCGGTTATCATATCTGCAGGAGACATATTGTGTCACGGTTGTTACCACTTCACACATTAGAGTTTCTAATGGAGGTTGGTTTTTCTATGGTTGTCATGATGGTGAGAACGACTGCTCTTTAAAATGCGAGGGAAGTGAACTCCCATTTGTATGTCGAAAGTCACACTTCACAACTGATCCTCTAATCAAGTATTAGTTTCTAAGTTCCTCAGgttaataataaatttgttcatattttcgttattggtttttatggtttaacTATGTCACTTTTCACTATTAGGTACAAGTTGGATGTTGAAGTATATGATGGTGATGATACAGCCAAGTTTGTTTTTTGGGACAGTACTCTTAACGAATTGGTTGGCCTCAATGCAAAGACTTTACTTGATCACGAAAAGAAGGTTACTCAATTTATCAATACTTTTAATAACTATGTTAAGTTACCATTCATCGTGTctgatcatatttttatattacttA
It contains:
- the LOC123909747 gene encoding uncharacterized protein LOC123909747 isoform X1 — its product is MEGIKKKSKLGSTTLEVGKKKTQVSQIDGGSKKTQVSQIDGGSKKSQVAHIDGVTKKTEIGGNDGGTKVDDVNKKSQVTQREDGTKENNTAEAVESQEACKVTEMEEGSKETNYIEYDYDSIKDITKKKEIWRLGVILDDMWIVSKGENDVTLEMLLRDLKGYTIQATVMTDDIVKWKDELTPGNTYYMRNFKVGDNDAQYKMTPHKFRLTFVGATRVNAVEIPGIPKTHFYFKDFEEISNGKFRTDMLVDTIGVVNSIGKTVIATTTRKANIAFTIKDLRDKELDCTLWDTLSEQFFNGYNQQSNNGPVVIILRHVRIREAQGQYPLQLTNVWNGTKILFDPSIPEIENFRRSLPNDNIYPSQNITFSNSTQFYTQSYGGSQYNSDETFMNHAHVLSLGAMKKLKKETYCVTVVTTSHIRVSNGGWFFYGCHDGENDCSLKCEGSELPFVCRKSHFTTDPLIKYKLDVEVYDGDDTAKFVFWDSTLNELVGLNAKTLLDHEKKNGYGDPQEYPRHFDALMERKFAIRVKWQVGWGGMGSVLMCKDSPELIARIQEQLPIAESSCKDIRSIDSIEEELCGISESPTIQVFTQDDIDQFSRLDDGIMSTPNVSGSAENDISPSSQKTPAKRTASKEQPADSLNVDSQASSTRSGKLIKKEKI
- the LOC123909747 gene encoding uncharacterized protein LOC123909747 isoform X4 — encoded protein: MEGIKKKSKLGSTTLEVGKKKTQVSQIDGGSKKSQVAHIDGVTKKTEIGGNDGGTKVDDVNKKSQVTQREDGTKENNTAEAVESQEACKVTEMEEGSKETNYIEYDYDSIKDITKKKEIWRLGVILDDMWIVSKGENDVTLEMLLRDLKGYTIQATVMTDDIVKWKDELTPGNTYYMRNFKVGDNDAQYKMTPHKFRLTFVGATRVNAVEIPGIPKTHFYFKDFEEISNGKFRTDMLVDTIGVVNSIGKTVIATTTRKANIAFTIKDLRDKELDCTLWDTLSEQFFNGYNQQSNNGPVVIILRHVRIREAQGQYPLQLTNVWNGTKILFDPSIPEIENFRRSLPNDNIYPSQNITFSNSTQFYTQSYGGSQYNSDETFMNHAHVLSLGAMKKLKKETYCVTVVTTSHIRVSNGGWFFYGCHDGENDCSLKCEGSELPFVCRKSHFTTDPLIKYKLDVEVYDGDDTAKFVFWDSTLNELVGLNAKTLLDHEKKNGYGDPQEYPRHFDALMERKFAIRVKWQVGWGGMGSVLMCKDSPELIARIQEQLPIAESSCKDIRSIDSIEEELCGISESPTIQVFTQDDIDQFSRLDDGIMSTPNVSGSAENDISPSSQKTPAKRTASKEQPADSLNVDSQASSTRSGKLIKKEKI
- the LOC123909747 gene encoding uncharacterized protein LOC123909747 isoform X3; translated protein: MEGIKKKSKLGSTTLEKTQVSQIDGGSKKTQVSQIDGGSKKSQVAHIDGVTKKTEIGGNDGGTKVDDVNKKSQVTQREDGTKENNTAEAVESQEACKVTEMEEGSKETNYIEYDYDSIKDITKKKEIWRLGVILDDMWIVSKGENDVTLEMLLRDLKGYTIQATVMTDDIVKWKDELTPGNTYYMRNFKVGDNDAQYKMTPHKFRLTFVGATRVNAVEIPGIPKTHFYFKDFEEISNGKFRTDMLVDTIGVVNSIGKTVIATTTRKANIAFTIKDLRDKELDCTLWDTLSEQFFNGYNQQSNNGPVVIILRHVRIREAQGQYPLQLTNVWNGTKILFDPSIPEIENFRRSLPNDNIYPSQNITFSNSTQFYTQSYGGSQYNSDETFMNHAHVLSLGAMKKLKKETYCVTVVTTSHIRVSNGGWFFYGCHDGENDCSLKCEGSELPFVCRKSHFTTDPLIKYKLDVEVYDGDDTAKFVFWDSTLNELVGLNAKTLLDHEKKNGYGDPQEYPRHFDALMERKFAIRVKWQVGWGGMGSVLMCKDSPELIARIQEQLPIAESSCKDIRSIDSIEEELCGISESPTIQVFTQDDIDQFSRLDDGIMSTPNVSGSAENDISPSSQKTPAKRTASKEQPADSLNVDSQASSTRSGKLIKKEKI